In a single window of the Rhizoctonia solani chromosome 16, complete sequence genome:
- a CDS encoding Rhodanese domain-containing protein: protein MASTFFSTTSDSAFATRPRSSTTKTLTDAPFLTEAEDLEMSFASTMSLSSAPNSPPTHSSDFPSGTHFLIPHQQHKNPSSPVPMDISPAPRRIASTLRYTPSDRASTTKGLTGSALVKELLRSFGQDVANTSHNSATNSSTSTVRDIPRNNKTPVSASVKSNSSRSRGTLPMGWMQQSETISSRLDSKSSESSRPHPVRNRSQTVDFTHVNEETHHSTASVAWDNVVTCDAMDIDGDVSLAHSATAPSSPSGPAGSSFNELFFQPSSPNSKHHDDEHEEFPEFDPEEEIAHQEQRAADLVASSPDKPALFSSSPPVSPSSRPVRPGPGVGLGRPFERSVTTGGQGSLFQTLAAGQALPKRGNAFASRRPVVLQNDAATSSTGSLLSTRPGQLQPSRRAFSASITSSALVMGNPILDNLGSDDSHCDDGSPARAYATRKAAGPPMRRLAPPQNERAKQSSPLSRVGLPGFGDNEADGKILPCHRVREDGLMRINCDTINSYTVIDCRFDYEYAGGHIPGAINLNTTQAIEDYLLGDNKPAPNRSGDGPRRTFWSFTANLAPNVRHLHLRSRDRALNSHSYPNVHYPEVYIMAGGFNQYFKEKPSQVEPPFSYVQMDDPVHLRARHSDLNNFRRWERTKSYTYGEKQAAAAALASGKAHMKHSSAPADTGNSQAPSRMNGGTSNLSTLDENDDSIYSHEDDLSPCPPSGAANYLRLAGKSRGALERANSFGFAMTKR from the exons ATGGCGTCTACGTTCTTCTCGACAACATCCGACTCGGCATTTGCCACTCGCCCTCGCAGCTCGACCACCAAGACACTCACCGACGCACCTTTTCTCACCGAAGCCGAGGATCTCGAGATGTCGTTTGCGTCGACAATGTCGCTTAGCTCAGCACCCAACTcacctcctacccactcgtCCGACTTTCCTTCGGGCACCCATTTCCTTATTCCTCACCAGCAACACAAGAATCCATCGTCGCCGGTGCCTATGGATATTTCCCCTGCTCCTCGTCGCATTGCCTCAACTCTCAGGTACACTCCTTCGGACCGTGCATCGACCACCAAGGGCCTAACTGGCAGTGCACTCGTCAAGGAGCTCCTACGATCATTTGGCCAGGATGTCGCCAACACTTCCCACAACTCGGCAACCAACTCTTCAACTTCAACCGTACGTGACATTCCCCGCAACAACAAGACACCCGTAAGCGCCAGTGTCAAGTCCAACTCGTCCCGTTCGCGCGGCACTCTTCCAATGGGTTGGATGCAACAATCCGAAACCATCTCGTCTCGGCTCGACTCCAAATCTTCCGAGTCTTCGCGTCCTCATCCTGTACGCAACCGTAGCCAAACGGTGGATTTCACCCACGTGAACGAG GAAACTCACCACTCAACCGCGTCGGTCGCGTGGGATAACGTAGTCACGTGCGATGCGATGGATATTGACGGTGATGTCTCGCTCGCACACAGTGCTACGGCCCCGAGCTCCCCCAGTGGACCGGCTGGCTCCAGCTTCAACGAGCTGTTCTTCCAGCCCAGCTCTCCCAACAGCAAGCATCATGATGACGAGCATGAGGAATTCCCCGAGTTTGATCCTGAAGAGGAGATTGCTCACCAAGAACAGAGAGCTGCCGACCTCGTTGCTTCGTCACCCGACAAACCTGCCCTCTTCTCGTCATCACCTCCCGTGTCTCCATCCTCCCGTCCTGTTCGACCAGGTCCTGGTGTTGGCCTTGGTCGACCATTCGAGCGTTCGGTGACAACTGGTGGTCAAGGTAGCTTGTTCCAAACTTTAGCCGCAGGTCAGGCATTGCCCAAACGTGGAAATGCTTTCGCATCCCGTCGCCCAGTTGTTCTCCAAAATGATGCTGCCACCAGCTCCACTGGCTCTCTTCTATCCACTAGACCCGGTCAGCTTCAGCCTTCTCGTCGTGCCTTTTCAGCCTCGATTACTAGCTCTGCGCTTGTCATGGGCAACCCTATCCTTGACAACCTTGGTTCGGATGACTCGCACTGTGATGATGGTAGTCCTGCTCGTGCGTATGCTACTCGCAAGGCTGCTGGGCCCCCCATGCGTCGGTTGGCACCTCCACAGAATGAAAGGGCAAAGCAAAGCAGTCCCCTCTCCAGGGTTGGCTTGCCTGGCTTTGGAGATAACGAGGCTGATGGCAAGATCCTCCCTTGTCACCGCGTGCGTGAAGACGGTTTGATGAGAATCAATTGTGATACG ATCAACTCGTATACCGTCATCGACTGCCGATTTGACTACGAGTATGCAGGTGGCCATATCCCTGGTGCGATCAACTTGAACACGACCCAGGCGATCGAAGACTATTTGCTTGGTGACAATAAACCTGCTCCAAACCGAAGCGGAGATGGACCAAGAAGGACGTTTTGGTCTTTCACTGCGAATTTAGCGCCAAACGTGCGCCACCTT CATCTTCGCTCTCGCGATCGCGCGCTGAACAGTCATTCGTATCCGAATGTTCATTATCCCGAGGTCTATATTATGGCCGGTGGATTTAATCAATACTTCAAGGAGAAACCG AGTCAAGTGGAGCCTCCGTTTTCGTACGTTCAAATGGATGATCCGGTGCACTTGCGCGCCCGCCACAGCGACCTGAACAACTTCCGCCGATGGGAACGCACCAAATCTTATACCTATGGTGAAAAGCAGGCCGCGGCGGCAGCCCTTGCATCTGGCAAGGCGCACATGAAGCACAGCAGTGCACCCGCGGATACCGGCAACTCACAGGCCCCATCACGAATGAATGGCGGGACGAGCAATCTGTCAACACTGGACGAAAACGACGACTCGATTTACAGTCATGAAGACGATCTTAGTCCCTGTCCACCTTCGGGAGCCGCCAACTACCTTCGATTGGCCGGCAAGTCTCGTGGGGCGCTCGAGCGTGCGAACTCGTTTGGGTTCGCCATGACGAAACGGTAA
- a CDS encoding adenylyl cyclase-associated protein 1, whose product MATNAQGLNSLATIIKRLEAATSRLEDMHSPKTRLLIAPAPPAPPVEDSQSVKAFDELVITGKLEPFLKVAGEIGGPVKEQSDIVGNLFQNLRGLIQCAAASAKPSDATFMSMLGPLQSQITAVNSVKDKYRKERELGNHFSTLSEGVPAVGWVTVSPKPAPYVGDMRDSATFYANRVLKDFKDKDQKHAEWARGFLALLDELKKYGGDAAQFKSASAPAAGGAPPPPPPPPPPAGVPPPPPPATSAPAPAVPDTSAVFAQINQGADITKGLRKVNKDEMTHKNPALRASGTVPTTSGAGARRPSKPAKPAALQTKKPPKMELSGNKWSIVGAFDPSTADLLTLIKGKVNGVVLFNCKKTSVLIESLVAGLSITSSPSFTVQITGVSPTIQIDNSDSGQIYLSKECLGVEIITAKCSAINQDAYYSQHPQMGSDGRYLGVETVSPLNEPWVGGFQAQGQMPHAQVQGNVPIPPYHSQSGFPEPGHRPPAWIPDVKIPGDTYTDHAHYPGPSPYSAPPLSAVERSNALGGPPRMDPHLQMMCGPLLRYDTVDDHGIWHGPNEMGVRYRLNMGQELEFFIPGQNQNMRWAAHSCNGFSAGVNQDDFRGPGHATGYDPLWKDLLDKHAERPFHALVGGGDQLYCDAMMREPELQPYIALKTPKEKVSAPLTDDVAFAIDRHYCLEFRRGMFSKANSSIPMVNMLDDHDLIDGFGSYPDDLQLSPIFRHIGSRGYFFYLLFQCFTVAGWMVSTQSLEPIHSNQQSSEETMRMLLLDCRAERKKELVCSQITYDRIFWHLHQLPQQVEHVIIQLGIPIAYPRMNFLETALESKLNPFTALAQKGSLGLSGFVNKFNKDPELLDDLNDHWTAKSHKRERNWFVEQVQALAKAKRIRVTFLSGDVHCAAVGYFKTLVRGGGKGHALDPLADHRYMLNVVTSAIVNTPPPVGVLTMVGMLADRPHKTMHYCDTDESMIPLFRTDTDGTPLKQPYIMGRRNYTSVELDDQTGNLNFDIRIERVKGSGDTVSYPVIAPPPRWV is encoded by the exons ATGGCTACAAACGCGCAAGGACTGAATTCTCTTGCCACAATCATCAAGAG GCTTGAGGCAGCGACTTCCCGACTTGAGGATATGCACTCGCCCAAAACTCGGCTACTAAT TGCACCTGCACCTCCGGCTCCACCCGTTGAAGATTCCCAGAGCGTCAAGGCTTTTGATGAACTGGTTATCACGGGCAAGCTCGAACCATTCCTCAAGGTTGCTGGGGAGATTGGCGGTCCTGTAAAGGAGCAG TCTGACATAGTGGGAAATCTCTTCCAAAATCTTCGTGGCCTGATCCAATGTGCTGCAGCGTCAGCGAAGCCATCCGACGCGACATTCATGTCTATGCTTGGACCCCTTCAATCTCAAATCACAGCTGTCAACAGTGTCAAGGATAAATATAGAAAAGAGCGGGAGTTAGGAAACCACTTTTCTACCTTATCTGAAGGTGTTCCTGCGGTTGGATGGGTCACAGTG TCACCGAAACCTGCTCCTTATGTAGGAGACATGCGGGATTCAGCAACCTTTTATGCGAACCGCGTCTTGAAGGACTTCAAGGATAA GGATCAGAAACATGCCGAGTGGGCGCGTGGCTTTCTTGCGTTGCTGGATGAACTCAAGAAGTAT GGGGGTGATGCTGCGCAGTTCAAGAGTGCATCTGCACCTGCTGCAGGAGGGGCACCGCCGCCACCGCCACCTCCGCCACCCCCCGCGGGAGTACCTCCTCCGCCACCTCCAGCTACTTCCGCACCCGCTCCAGCTGTTCCGGATACATCGGCGGTATTTGCCCAGATCAACCAAGGCGCAGACATTACCAAGGGGTTGCGCAAAGTTAACAAAGATGAAATGACACACAAGAATCCTGCTCTACGTGCATCAGGCACCGTTCCAACTACATCTGGCGCGG GTGCAAGAAGACCATCCAAACCTGCCAAACCTGCGGCCTTGCAGACCAAGAAGCCCCCCAAGATGGAATTGAGTGGTAACAAATGGTCAATTGTAGGAGCTTTTGATCCTTCGACTGCCGATTTACTGACTCTG ATCAAAGGGAAGGTCAACGGAGTCGTACTTT TTAACTGCAAGAAGACCTCTGTCCTAATTGAGTCGCTTGTTGCCGGCCTTTCGATTACATCCTCCCCTTCGTTCACCGTCCAGATAACCGGAGTCTCGCCCACTATCCAGATAGACAACAGCGATTCTGGTCAGATTTATCTATCAAAGGAGTGCCTAGGAGTCGAAATTATCACAGCCAAATGCAGTGCAATCAAC CAAGATGCCTATTACTCGCAACATCCACAAATGGGGAGTGACGGGAGGTACCTAGGGGTTGAAACCGTGTCACC ACTAAACGAACCATGGGTTGGAGGATTTCAAGCACAAGGCCAAATGCCTCACGCGCAAGTACAAGGAAATGTACCGATACCCCCATATCATTCACAGAGCGG CTTCCCAGAGCCAGGCCATCGTCCCCCAGCATGGATA CCTGATGTGAAAATTCCTGGTGACACATATACGGATCACG CACATTATCCGGGGCCTAGCCCTTACTCTGCCCCACCGTTGAGTGCGGTCGAGCGTTCCAATGCACTCGGCGGGCCTCCTCGAATGGACCCACACCTACAAATGATGTGTGGGCCATTGTTGAGATATGATACTGTAGACGATCACGGAATCTGGCACG GTCCAAATGAAATGGGCGTGCGATATCGGCTTAATATGGGCCAGGAGCTTGAGTTCTTCATTCCAGGGCAGAATCAAAATATGAGATGGGCTGCTCACTCATG TAATGGTTTCAGCGCGGGTGTCAATCAGGATGACTTTCGTGGACCTGGTCATGCCACTGGGTATGATCCATTATGGAAGGATTTGCTTGACAAGCACGCAGAGAGACCGTTTCATGCTTTGGTTGGAGGAGGCGATCAACTGTATTGTGATGC GATGATGCGTGAACCGGAGCTACAACCTTACATTGCTCTCAAGACtccaaaggagaaggtttcTGCACCACTTACGGATGACGTTGCTTTCGCTATCGATCG CCATTACTGCCTCGAGTTTCGGAGGGGCATGTTTTCTAAAGCGAATAGCTCTAT ACCCATGGTCAATATGTTAGATGATCACGACCTCATTGATGGATTTGGGAGTT ATCCTGATGATCTTCAATTATCACCTATATTTAGACA CATTGGCTCAAGGGGCTATTTCTTTTATCTGTTGTTCCAGTGCTTCACAGTTG CCGGGTGGATGGTATCGACCCAAAGCCTGGAGCCCATACATTCAAATCAACAATCATCGGAGGAGACG ATGAGAATGCTTTTATTGGATTGCCG AGCCGAACGAAAGAAAGAGCTTGTATGCAGTCAAATTACCTACGATCGAATATTTTGGCATTTGCATCAGCTGCCCCAGCAAGTAGAGCACGTAATAATTCAACTTG GTATTCCTATTGCGTATCCAAGAATGAACTTCCTCGA AACTGCATTGGAGTCCAAACTTAACCC TTTTACAGCCCTTGCTCAAAAAGGCTCTTTAGGCTTGTCAGGATTTGTAAACAAATTTAACAAAGATC CGGAACTTCTCGATGATTTAAATGATCACTGGACAGCCAAAAGCCATAAG CGAGAACGAAACTGGTTTGTGGAGCAAGTGCAAGCGTTAGCAAAGGCAAAGCGCATACGGGTAACGTTCCTGAGCGGGGACGTGCACTGCGCTGCCGTTGGATATTTCAAGACGTTGGTCCGGGGCGGCGGCAAAGGACATGCTCTCGACCCACTCGCTGACCATCGTTACATGCTGAAT GTTGTAACCAGTGCGATTGTAAATACACC ACCGCCGGTCGGGGTACTAACCATGGTGGGCATGCTTGCGGACCGCCCTCACAAAACGATGCACTACTGTGATACCGACGAATCGATG ATACCCTTGTTCCGAACAGACACAGATGGTACACCACTGAAGCAGCCCTACATTATGGGCAGGAGAAATTACACCAGCGTTGAGCTGGATGATCAAACGGGAAACCTTAACTTCGATATTAGAATCGAAAGGGTAAAAGGTTCGGGAGACACCGTTAGTTATCCTGTCATAGCACCTCCCCCACGTTGGGTATGA
- a CDS encoding ER membrane protein SH3, with the protein MGVRAALAVCGTSFLLGTLSTHWIADWGTLWQPPLTDAHLRTSAAYYHILASMEGVLTLVPVAVAGLGGLALLWSFRDGRAGNLMFDGASIFLFGSNRAKITHRPYPSIRPLPSTVSSIPKSTKEATLNLASYHLVCSVALTGVLILQAARYWAESPDGDEGSWGTDDTAPERKIRPSRRHSAGEEQSTPSQVRDSVSSRRRDGSLRRKGPNLHTLTVPGRTRAKRVATVTHTQPSTFVDTMSSRSGSTPAPSIRSTPASRRPIAANISGHGRVQTPRATPPVESTPGSVTPELRPLPHTQIHHQRSPYSPHEASAATYPRFLPVWETARLQIGFFARGLLDANRWDRVIKIVLEDAEVRSNVFKSLLLNSLSLASIYTLDLIFVPLLAGKQDKWLHRNFGSLYTVFWLLPVIGVSLYLNSTFSSGIAKRIFQLQHGRSVAPAPTGFSGMLNTIATSAYRVILIFSYVYRWHSHTFLSLARLPLYILGRFYCFEPVWIASGMRLSERVRYEEERWAYFLAFGLPSTALCMSGSSLANAAVFALIYPAYIIMATSRSTKPQPDNPYQPIPPSEYDPNPAPIFPSPFVPIRIPFFAPVIWLNDQVAKLLDLSTGGGRGRRASSTGPSIQMEGVEEGVGRATRAGFRLRKEARKLD; encoded by the exons ATGGGCGTCCGAGCAGCTTTGGCAGTCTGTGGCACTTCGTTTCTTCTTG GGACTCTGAGCACTCATTGGATCGCTGATTGGGGAACCTTATGGCAGCCTCCGCTTACTGATGCCCACTTGCGTACTTCAGCAGCATACTATCATATTCTTGCATCTATGGAGGGCGTCTTGACCCTCGTTCCTGTAGCTGTAGCTGGATTAGGCGGGCTTGCACTGCTATGGAGTTTCCGGGATGGGCGGGCGGGGAATTTAATGTTTGACGGAGCCAGCATAT TTCT GTTTGGCTCAAATCGAGCTAAAATCACGCACAGGCCTTACCCATCTATCCGACCACTTCCATCCACGGTGTCAAGTATTCCAAAATCAACGAAAGAAGCAACGCTCAATCTAGCATCCTATCACCTCGTGTGCAGCGTTGCTCTCACCGGAGTGTTAATTCTTCAAGCAGCCCGATACTGGGCTGAATCTCCCGATGGTGACGAGGGGAGCTGGGGTACCGATGATACCGCACCGGAGAGAAAGATCCGACCTTCACGAAGGCACAGCGCGGGAGAAGAGCAATCTACTCCTTCTCAGGTCCGAGATTCGGTGTCCTCACGGCGAAGAGATGGGAGCTTGCGCCGAAAGGGTC CGAATCTGCACACGTTGACCGTCCCTGGCCGAACACGCGCCAAACGAGTGGCGACAGTTACACACACACAGCCTTCCACCTTCGTCGACACGATGTCCTCTCGCTCGGGCTCCACCCCTGCCCCGAGCATCAGATCGACACCAGCCTCGCGTCGTCCGATAGCTGCCAATATTTCTGGCCACGGACGTGTACAGACGCCGAGAGCTACTCCTCCGGTGGAAAGCACTCCCGGAAGCGTGACTCCCGAGTTACGGCCCCTGCCTCATACTCAGATTCATCATCAACGTTCTCCATATTCGCCTCATGAGGCCTCTGCCGCCACGTATCCTAGGTTTTTACCCGTTTGGGAGACTGCTAGGCTGCAGATTGGGTTTTTCGCAAGAGGATTGCTGGACGCGAATAGGTGGGACCGCGTGATAAAGATAGTGCTCGA AGACGCCGAGGTTCGCTCGAATG TCTTCAAGTCTCTGCTCTTGAACTCACTCTCATTAGCGTCTATTTATACACTGGACCTGATATTCGTGCCCCTCTTGGCTGGGAAGCAAGACAAATGGTTGCACAGGAACTTTGGCTCGTTGTATACGGTATTCTGGCTACTCCCTGTCATCGGAGTCTCACTTTATCTTAAT AGTACTTTTTCTAGCGGTATTGCCAAACGGATTTTCCAACTACAGCATGGGAGAAGTGTTGCACCAGCACCAACAGGCTTTAGTgggatgctcaacacaattgcTACTTCGGCCTATCGTGTTATCCTCATATTTTCATATGTCTATCGTTGGCACTCTCATACGTTCCTATCATTGGCTCGACTGCCGCTTTATATTC TTGGCAGGTTTTATTGCTTCGA ACCCGTGTGGATTGCGAGCGGTATGAGGCTATCTGAACGGGTAAGATATGAAGAAGAGCGCTGGGCTTATTTCTTAGCTTTTG GTCTGCCATCGACTGCGCTCTGCATGAGTGGTTCCAGTCTTGCCAACGCCGCAGTATTTGCGCTTATATATCCAGCG TATATCATCATGGCGACATCACGGTCTACCAAACCTCAGCCAGATAACCCATACCAACCCATCCCACCCTCGGAATACGATCCAAACCCGGCACCTATCTTCCCATCCCCCTTTGTACCAATCCGAATTCCCTTTTTTGCACCCGTGATATGGCTCAACGACCAAGTGGCCAAACTGCTCGACTTGAGCACTGGTGGAGGAAGGGGTAGAAGGGCATCAAGTACAGGCCCAAGTATCCAGATGGAAGGTGTTGAAGAGGGAGTTGGAAGGGCTACAAGGGCGGGGTTTAGACTTCGCAAGGAGGCTCGGAAACTTGACTAG
- a CDS encoding tRNA intron endonuclease, catalytic C-terminal domain, giving the protein MLYTPDIETLRVAHRICGTLSGTLPSVSQQNVFLGTPLTLLPEEVAALVNTGIACIVHDAQSHGTPTKHQLQRWAQVRKLIIEAEMRDREASVAPVKVDTSDKAQKKRLEREARKAAQAQQSELSSVTVAEPEPAAPPAVAQQQQAYTVHVPGPSSELPWYTARIFHTIDEAREAGVWTYPQDVKERAECAVFRDLWEKGNYLGPGIKFGGNYLVYPGDPLRFHSHFVASVHQSRTAAIRPMDIVAFGRLGTATKKVHLLCGYDDESGTVSYHSIEWASFG; this is encoded by the exons ATGCTATACACACCAGATATAGAAACCCTACGCGTAGCGCATAGAATCTGCGGAACACTAAGCGGCACACTCCCCTCTGTCTCCCAGCAAAACGTCTTCCTAGGTACACCTCTCACGTTACTTCCCGAAGAAGTTGCGGCACTCGTGAACACCG GCATCGCATGTATAGTCCACGACGCCCAATCGCATGGTACACCTACCAAGCACCAGCTCCAACGATGGGCTCAAGTGCGAAAGTTAATTATCGAAGCAGAAATGAGGGATCGCGAGGCGTCGGTTGCACCCGTCAAGGTAGATACGAGCGACAAGGCGCAAAAGAAGCGCCTGGAACGGGAGGCGCGCAAAGCCGCTCAAGCTCAACAGTCTGAACTTTCATCAGTCACCGTCGCCGAGCCGGAACCCGCAGCTCCTCCGGCCGTGGCTCAACAGCAGCAGGCGTACACGGTTCACGTTCCAGGACCGTCCTCTGAACTCCCATGGTATACTGCCCGAATCTTCCACACGATCGACGAGGCGCGGGAAGCTGGGGTGTGGACCTATCCCCAAGACGTCAAGGAGCGCGCGGAATGCGCCGTTTTTCGGGATTTATGGGAAAAGGGGAATTATCTCGGTCCGGGGATCAAGTTTGGAGGAAATTACCTTGTGTATCCTG GTGATCCATTGAGGTTTCACTCTCACTTTGTTGCCTCGGTTCATCAGAGCAGAACCGCAGCCATTCGTCCGATGGACATTGTGGCATTCGGTCGACTAGGCACAGCTACTAAAAAAGTTCACCTTTTGTGCGGGTATGACGATGAATCAGGCACAGTTTCGTACCATTCGATAGAATGGGCCTCATTTGGCtaa
- a CDS encoding ubiquitin-conjugating enzyme, giving the protein MSFLSTMSHPQLASFDPFAAHPFTSGGTPPELSPLQTPVAWGQDMLPTPPRSPSQSPAPSPMDMPEVPIYAPKPTFKIAGQGVFEQYDRGCITPDLVPHIPYSHDTWRGPSKLTTIVEAFGSSIILQDDSPYKKGVFKFKVELPTEYPFKAPIVTFQTKIYHPGINDEGQICLPLLRDEWKPATSMSTVLSTISDKVNNPSPDDPYEPAIAAQLKDNKPEFLAKAQEWTKQYVYISEKNRSRHQQKLSRHALAP; this is encoded by the exons ATGAGTTTCTTGAGCACTATGTCCCACCCCCAGCTCGCTTCATTCGACCCTTTCGCTGCTCACCCATTCACTTCAGGAGGTACTCCTCCGGAGCTTTCTCCCCTTCAAACCCCCGTAGCATGGGGGCAGGATATGCTCCCCACACCACCCCGTTCCCCGTCCCAATCTCCGGCGCCCTCGCCGATGGACATGCCCGAGGTCCCCATTTATGCGCCCAAACCCACCTTTAAAATTGCTGGACAAGGTGTCTTTGAGCAATATGACCGCGGTTGTATCACACCCGATCTTGTC CCTCATATACCATACTCCCATGATACCTGGCGTG GCCCGAGTAAGCTCACCACTATTGTTGAAGCCTTTGGTTCTTCAATTATTCTGCAGGATGACAGCCCCTATAAGAAGGGGGTTTTCAAGTTCAAGGTCGAACTTCCTACAGAATACCCGTTCAAGGCTCCCATC GTTACTTTCCAAACGAAGATATACCATCCTG GTATCAATGACGAAGGACAAATATGTCTACCTCTATTGAGGGACGAATGGAAACCAGCCACATCGATGAGCACCG TTCTCTCGACAATTAGCGACAAGGTCAACAACCCAAGTCCCGACGATCCATATGAGCCAGCAATAGCAGCA CAACTCAAAGATAACAAGCCAGAGTTCTTAGCGAAGGCACAAGAATGGACCAAACAGTACGTTTATATTTCTGAGAAAAATAGATCACGCCACCAACAAAAACTCTCAAGACATGCCTTGGCGCCCTAG